In a genomic window of Spirosoma agri:
- a CDS encoding LEA type 2 family protein, whose product MKKGGVIALVVLLLGAIGAYVWYSRLKQNASAENGPYDNTLKPRLELSRFDFTDISDDAITMNMYMLVDNPLPVGFKAHQVDYTFYIADTPVMVDSYRKPIEVKSGDSTLIMMPAKLFSKKLTKVLETLERKGIDSTTYKMRTTFALDVPILGEKTFSATTERRMPTYYMPKIKIEDIDFGKLGLKRADVAAKVSITNKNKFPYNITDTHYTVTIDGEQIAEGEQPEPILIKAQATTPVVFPVTGKPGKTLSVLPKLLFDKKDTPYVIDFRCKIIDKNDNPTFKNSKFIATIKGTMDDFKKLKQSK is encoded by the coding sequence ATGAAAAAAGGAGGGGTAATTGCTTTGGTCGTTTTGCTGTTGGGAGCAATCGGCGCCTATGTCTGGTACAGCAGGCTCAAACAAAATGCTTCAGCCGAAAACGGCCCTTACGATAATACACTCAAACCCCGGCTCGAACTCAGCCGGTTCGATTTTACTGACATCAGCGACGACGCGATTACGATGAACATGTACATGCTCGTCGATAATCCGCTGCCGGTGGGCTTCAAGGCGCACCAGGTCGATTACACATTTTATATCGCCGATACACCGGTCATGGTCGATTCTTACAGGAAGCCGATCGAGGTTAAATCCGGCGATAGCACGTTGATTATGATGCCCGCCAAACTGTTCAGCAAGAAGCTGACGAAGGTGCTGGAAACGCTGGAACGGAAAGGAATCGACAGTACAACCTACAAAATGCGGACGACGTTTGCGCTCGATGTCCCCATTCTGGGTGAAAAGACGTTTTCGGCCACCACCGAACGACGGATGCCGACGTATTACATGCCGAAGATCAAAATTGAAGATATCGACTTTGGGAAGCTTGGCCTCAAACGAGCCGACGTAGCCGCAAAAGTGAGCATAACCAATAAGAACAAGTTTCCCTACAACATCACCGATACGCATTATACAGTCACGATCGACGGGGAGCAAATCGCGGAAGGGGAGCAGCCAGAACCGATTCTGATCAAAGCGCAGGCCACTACGCCCGTTGTCTTCCCGGTGACGGGCAAGCCGGGGAAAACACTGAGTGTATTGCCAAAGCTGCTGTTCGACAAAAAAGATACGCCCTACGTGATTGATTTCCGGTGTAAGATTATCGACAAAAACGACAATCCGACCTTTAAAAACAGCAAGTTTATCGCCACGATAAAGGGAACGATGGACGATTTTAAGAAGCTCAAACAGAGTAAGTAA
- a CDS encoding dihydrolipoyl dehydrogenase family protein → MKSHYDLIAIGAGSAGLGIAIAMKRLGFSVLLVDRYDHRIGGDCLNDGCVPSKALIHVSRLIHNAKRTQPFGWKTEGKTDLAAVMQYVRERQDIIRVHENADYLRQTEGLDVELGTAKFVGSQEIEISRDNQPGRLVSARNIVLCTGSKPQTLTVDGIEQVNIHTNETLFSLETLPERLLIVGSGPVGIELGQAFQRLGSQVTVVGAEDRILSKELPDVSDILQKRLTEEGIEFKLSRTVKSFPHPNSAELVLENGSTELVEFDVVLVAIGRTFNFDELNLSAAGIDLDDKGRIKLNDYLQTTNEHVFAAGDAAAGLPAGQRYFSHAAELHVSTLITNFITPGQILDKKLSYDYFSWVTFTDPEVATFGLSEDDLKKRTISYERVAYDFAHDDRAVIEDYAYAKLILFTEPSGINPFGTRILGGTMIAPNAGELAQELILAIQKKLTAGDFFNKIYPYPTASRINKSVWVDHISDNLPDVVKKAVNWLY, encoded by the coding sequence ATGAAATCGCACTACGATCTTATTGCTATTGGAGCGGGTTCGGCTGGCCTTGGTATAGCCATTGCCATGAAGCGGCTCGGTTTTAGTGTGCTGCTCGTTGATCGCTATGATCATCGGATTGGGGGCGATTGCCTGAACGATGGCTGCGTACCCAGCAAAGCACTGATCCACGTGAGTCGCCTGATCCATAACGCCAAACGTACACAACCCTTCGGCTGGAAAACGGAAGGCAAAACCGATCTGGCCGCTGTGATGCAGTACGTGCGTGAGCGACAGGACATTATTCGTGTCCACGAGAACGCGGACTATCTACGCCAAACCGAGGGCCTGGATGTTGAGTTGGGTACGGCGAAATTCGTGGGTAGCCAGGAAATAGAGATCAGTCGGGATAATCAGCCGGGTCGATTGGTGTCCGCCCGGAATATCGTGCTGTGTACGGGCTCGAAACCACAGACGTTGACCGTGGATGGTATTGAACAGGTGAACATTCATACGAACGAAACGCTGTTCTCACTCGAAACGCTTCCCGAACGACTGCTTATTGTTGGATCCGGACCCGTTGGTATCGAACTCGGTCAGGCATTTCAGCGGCTGGGTAGCCAGGTAACGGTGGTGGGAGCCGAGGACCGGATTTTGTCGAAAGAACTCCCCGACGTGTCCGATATTCTGCAAAAGCGGCTGACCGAGGAAGGAATCGAGTTTAAGCTTAGTCGCACGGTAAAATCCTTTCCCCATCCGAATTCTGCTGAACTAGTACTGGAAAATGGCTCAACGGAGCTGGTTGAATTCGATGTGGTCCTGGTCGCTATTGGCCGGACGTTCAACTTCGACGAGCTGAATCTTTCCGCAGCGGGAATCGATCTGGACGACAAAGGGCGTATCAAACTGAACGACTATCTGCAAACAACCAATGAACACGTTTTTGCCGCTGGTGATGCAGCCGCCGGGTTGCCCGCCGGACAACGTTATTTCTCTCACGCGGCCGAACTGCACGTGTCTACGCTGATCACGAACTTCATTACGCCCGGTCAGATCCTCGACAAGAAACTGAGCTACGATTATTTCTCATGGGTAACGTTTACGGACCCCGAAGTAGCTACGTTTGGTCTGTCGGAAGATGATCTGAAGAAGCGTACGATCAGCTACGAACGTGTTGCGTATGATTTCGCGCATGACGATCGGGCAGTGATCGAAGACTATGCCTACGCCAAACTGATTTTATTCACCGAACCATCCGGCATTAACCCCTTCGGTACCAGAATTCTGGGTGGCACCATGATTGCGCCTAACGCGGGTGAACTGGCCCAGGAGTTAATTCTGGCCATTCAGAAAAAGCTGACCGCGGGCGATTTCTTCAACAAAATTTATCCCTATCCGACGGCCAGCCGCATCAACAAATCAGTCTGGGTCGACCATATCTCCGACAACCTGCCGGATGTGGTCAAAAAGGCCGTGAACTGGTTGTATTGA
- a CDS encoding DUF1501 domain-containing protein: MKRRNFLQYAASSLVLPVLIDGYGAKAFARPSSFVRSLIELAEQSDRVLVIIQLQGGNDGLNTVIPLDQMSVYTASNFRGNIAIPETKALKLKNYAATGLHPSMTGMQQLFNDGKLSIIQGVSYPTPNFSHFRASDIWMTAVDSSQTATSGWAGRYLDKRFPNYPKAYPTAETPDPPAIQIGYVAATTLLGPTDSMAIVLQDPDTFARLVGDKPNDPVSTVSGYAGRQIDYIRQQQASSVSYAGQIKTAASKGKNLATYPTGNALSDQLKIIARLISGGLQTKVYYVTLGGFDTHASQVDATDTTVGPHANLLKTLSDAVLAFQTDLGKLKIDDRVVGMTFSEFGRRAISNGSRGTDHGTSAPMFVFGNAIKSSMVGKNPNLSDLDNNNLKMQTDFRQVYAAILTDWFGTDTTTESNTLFRDFPVAPVFRSTVTSTEFTPLADARLYPNPASSEVVLEADAINPGLQSVALTDAQGRMIQLNASQLTATSVRFNVGTLPTGTYVVHVATRQGALTKRLLVAR; the protein is encoded by the coding sequence ATGAAACGTCGTAATTTTCTACAGTATGCGGCTTCGTCGCTGGTGCTGCCGGTTTTGATTGATGGCTATGGTGCGAAGGCGTTTGCCCGGCCCTCTTCGTTTGTGCGGTCGCTGATCGAACTGGCCGAGCAGAGCGATCGGGTTCTGGTTATTATTCAATTGCAGGGCGGTAACGACGGCCTGAATACGGTGATTCCACTCGATCAGATGAGCGTCTACACCGCGTCGAATTTTCGGGGCAACATCGCTATCCCCGAAACCAAAGCACTGAAACTGAAGAACTATGCAGCAACGGGTCTTCATCCATCCATGACGGGGATGCAACAGCTTTTTAACGACGGTAAGCTAAGCATCATTCAGGGGGTGTCGTATCCAACGCCTAACTTTTCCCATTTTCGGGCGAGCGACATCTGGATGACCGCCGTCGATTCCAGCCAGACGGCCACATCCGGTTGGGCAGGTCGTTATCTGGATAAGCGATTCCCCAACTATCCGAAGGCTTACCCCACCGCCGAAACACCTGATCCACCCGCTATTCAGATTGGGTACGTAGCCGCTACGACTCTGTTAGGCCCTACTGACTCGATGGCGATTGTCCTTCAGGACCCCGACACATTCGCCCGGCTGGTTGGCGACAAACCCAATGACCCGGTGAGTACGGTTTCGGGCTACGCCGGTCGGCAGATTGACTACATCCGGCAGCAACAGGCCAGTTCGGTCAGTTACGCGGGGCAGATCAAAACGGCAGCGAGCAAAGGTAAAAATCTGGCAACCTACCCAACCGGTAATGCACTGAGCGATCAGCTGAAAATTATTGCGAGGCTTATCAGCGGTGGTCTGCAAACCAAAGTCTATTACGTCACGCTGGGCGGTTTCGATACCCACGCCAGTCAGGTCGATGCCACCGACACGACCGTTGGCCCCCACGCTAATCTGCTGAAAACGCTTTCCGACGCTGTTCTGGCTTTCCAAACGGATCTGGGGAAGCTGAAAATTGACGACCGGGTTGTTGGCATGACGTTTTCTGAATTTGGCCGACGCGCCATATCGAATGGTAGTCGCGGCACCGATCACGGAACTTCAGCGCCGATGTTCGTATTCGGCAACGCGATCAAATCATCGATGGTTGGTAAGAACCCGAACCTGAGTGATCTGGACAATAACAACCTGAAAATGCAGACGGATTTCCGGCAGGTGTACGCGGCTATTTTGACCGACTGGTTCGGCACTGATACCACCACCGAATCGAACACGCTCTTCCGCGACTTCCCCGTCGCTCCGGTGTTCAGGTCAACCGTTACGAGTACTGAATTCACCCCGCTGGCTGATGCGCGATTGTACCCCAACCCTGCTTCATCGGAGGTGGTGCTGGAAGCTGACGCCATCAATCCGGGTCTGCAATCTGTCGCGCTGACGGACGCACAAGGGCGCATGATCCAGCTTAATGCATCGCAGCTAACAGCAACATCGGTCCGGTTCAATGTTGGCACATTACCCACCGGAACCTACGTCGTTCACGTTGCCACGAGGCAGGGGGCACTCACCAAACGCCTGTTGGTAGCGCGTTGA
- a CDS encoding DUF1800 domain-containing protein: protein MALLDAYTQPLTAAQVGHLLRRTTFGPTADQIKMLTGQTASQILLKLLADQPAPAPPLDLTTGKTFHDQPFDTTNTGKLNAYLKAWWANLMLNQPISLLEKMTLFWSNHFVTNTATVNDYRYMYRYNALLRQQALGNFKAFAVAITQDPAMLRFLNGNQNVVGTANENYARELQELFTIGRNGGYTEDDVRMAAKALTGWADTGYRDAVNATISSSFRPAKHDTSDKSFSATYQNTVIKGRSTASGGLDELNDLLDMILRNTETPRYICRRLYRWFVNSDITPAIETGVIQPLGDLFRKSNFELKPVLTALLQSQHFFDESLRGAIIKSPTDLVIGTLRFWGLQAPDATQNITNFYQVGNYAYARLKEQQQDLLDPPTVFGWTAYYQTGYYQQWVNSTTLGLRGSFGDTLTNGALKLAGKPVIDVLVYAKTLSDPSNAAKLVTDMTAQLLAIPLTQTQTDFLTDTILLNSIPRYEWTSEWNDYVRSPTDAAKKQAVQLKLTNFLQYIFRMAEYQVN from the coding sequence GTGGCGCTACTCGATGCTTACACGCAACCTCTGACAGCGGCTCAGGTGGGTCATCTGCTTCGACGAACGACATTTGGCCCTACCGCCGACCAGATCAAAATGCTGACCGGACAAACGGCTAGTCAAATCCTCCTGAAACTCCTGGCTGATCAACCGGCTCCGGCTCCTCCGCTGGACCTTACCACGGGGAAAACTTTTCACGATCAGCCATTCGACACAACCAATACGGGGAAACTGAACGCCTACCTCAAAGCCTGGTGGGCGAACCTGATGCTCAATCAGCCCATATCGCTGCTCGAAAAAATGACCCTGTTCTGGTCGAATCATTTCGTTACCAATACCGCCACTGTTAACGATTATCGGTACATGTACCGCTACAATGCGTTACTTCGGCAGCAGGCACTGGGTAACTTCAAGGCATTTGCGGTGGCGATCACGCAGGACCCGGCCATGCTTCGCTTTCTGAACGGCAACCAGAATGTGGTCGGTACAGCCAATGAAAACTACGCCCGCGAACTTCAGGAATTGTTTACCATCGGACGGAATGGCGGTTACACCGAAGACGATGTTCGTATGGCGGCAAAGGCACTGACGGGCTGGGCCGACACGGGTTATCGCGATGCGGTAAATGCAACCATTAGCAGTTCATTCCGACCGGCAAAGCACGATACGAGCGACAAATCATTTTCGGCAACGTACCAGAATACCGTCATCAAAGGGCGATCGACAGCCAGTGGCGGGCTAGACGAGTTGAACGATCTGCTCGATATGATCCTGCGCAACACCGAAACGCCCCGCTACATCTGCCGACGGCTGTACCGCTGGTTTGTCAATTCAGACATCACCCCCGCGATTGAAACGGGTGTTATTCAACCACTTGGGGATCTGTTTCGGAAAAGCAATTTCGAACTAAAGCCCGTGTTGACAGCCCTCCTGCAAAGTCAGCATTTCTTCGACGAGAGTTTGCGTGGAGCGATTATCAAATCCCCGACCGATCTGGTGATTGGTACGCTGCGTTTCTGGGGACTACAGGCTCCCGATGCCACTCAGAACATAACAAACTTTTATCAGGTCGGTAATTACGCGTATGCCCGGCTCAAAGAACAGCAGCAAGACCTGCTCGATCCGCCAACGGTGTTCGGCTGGACGGCTTACTACCAAACGGGCTATTATCAGCAATGGGTCAATTCAACCACGCTGGGGTTACGGGGCAGCTTCGGCGATACCCTTACCAATGGCGCGCTGAAGCTGGCTGGAAAACCCGTTATTGATGTGCTGGTCTACGCTAAAACGCTGTCAGACCCGAGCAATGCCGCCAAACTGGTTACGGATATGACCGCACAGCTACTGGCCATTCCACTCACCCAAACGCAGACCGATTTTCTGACCGACACGATTCTGCTCAACTCGATTCCACGCTACGAATGGACCAGTGAATGGAACGACTACGTTAGAAGCCCGACCGATGCCGCCAAGAAACAGGCAGTCCAATTGAAGCTAACGAACTTTTTACAGTACATTTTCCGCATGGCTGAATACCAGGTGAATTAA
- a CDS encoding LytR/AlgR family response regulator transcription factor translates to MAPLTHRQHRYARLIAVPVAAFVASHLVFYRHFPYEDRYQFPIAYFLTVSTVMLCCWEVNLRIFTYLDQHIPFHRNPVKRIQQQMLLGGTATMLTFSVVFPLAIRLYSGDWPSLPTVTSGVFVCATIATLINGAYVGLYLIQTIYAEKQQPTVQVNDQLKHLALPPSSVWIVIEAGSRQLRLSPDEIAYVYSSGGMVLLVKTDGQQVTTTYNSFSKLENQLASAFFFQLNRQFIVNLNAIRSVQDDVNQKLMVELVPALHKSHHSEHVIVSRYRRAEFKKWFRQTTVA, encoded by the coding sequence ATGGCTCCGCTCACTCATCGGCAACACCGTTACGCCCGACTCATTGCAGTGCCCGTAGCCGCCTTTGTCGCGTCTCACCTGGTGTTTTATCGGCACTTCCCTTACGAAGACCGCTATCAGTTTCCAATAGCTTATTTTCTGACGGTATCGACGGTGATGCTTTGCTGCTGGGAGGTGAATCTACGGATCTTCACTTATTTGGACCAGCACATACCCTTTCACAGAAATCCGGTGAAACGCATTCAGCAACAGATGTTGCTCGGTGGAACGGCGACCATGTTGACATTTTCCGTAGTCTTTCCACTGGCAATCCGGCTCTATTCGGGTGACTGGCCCTCACTACCTACCGTTACATCAGGCGTTTTCGTTTGCGCCACGATAGCCACCCTTATCAATGGAGCGTATGTCGGTTTATACCTTATCCAAACAATTTACGCCGAAAAGCAACAACCCACTGTTCAGGTCAATGATCAGTTAAAGCACCTCGCGCTTCCTCCCTCATCGGTATGGATTGTTATCGAGGCCGGAAGTCGGCAGCTTCGCCTGTCGCCAGACGAGATCGCTTATGTCTACTCCTCCGGCGGTATGGTCCTGCTCGTTAAAACCGACGGCCAGCAGGTAACGACTACGTATAATTCGTTCAGTAAACTAGAGAATCAGTTGGCATCAGCGTTCTTTTTTCAGCTGAATCGTCAGTTTATCGTTAATCTGAATGCCATCCGGTCGGTGCAGGACGATGTCAACCAGAAGCTGATGGTCGAACTGGTCCCGGCTCTTCATAAAAGTCACCACAGCGAACACGTGATCGTTAGCCGGTATCGACGTGCCGAGTTTAAAAAGTGGTTTCGTCAAACGACGGTGGCGTAA
- a CDS encoding MFS transporter, giving the protein MNLTINRSRLFNASCFSLITTAMAFAIRAGVLTQLGDEFKLTAEQLGYVNAMAFLGFPIAMIIGGPLYNSIGPKRIVWVAFITHVLGLVMTIFAGGYWTLLLSTFFVGFGNGTVEAACNPMIADMYDGNVKIKMLSRFHMWFPGGIVLGTLVSKFMTDAGLGWQLQIGAILIPAVIYAFMFLGQQFPASKVEGAASTGENIRSMLSPLYLFMLACMALTAISEFGPEQWVGPILGKAGASPMLILALVTGLMAVGRYFAGPVVHSLNPTGVLLGSAIFAALGVYLMSTATGPMVYVSAVIFAIGVCYFWPTMIGFVAEYIPRAGAFGMSIMGGMGMFATSIFQPIIGGWIDTETAEAKTRGLSGDAVELAAGQATLAHMVIFPVILIFAFGGLYFFMRNRKHVDETVSLEQPQL; this is encoded by the coding sequence ATGAACCTAACCATTAATCGTTCGCGACTGTTCAACGCCAGTTGCTTTTCGCTCATCACCACCGCCATGGCTTTCGCTATCCGGGCTGGCGTTCTGACCCAGCTGGGCGATGAGTTTAAACTGACGGCTGAACAATTAGGCTATGTCAACGCCATGGCATTTTTGGGCTTCCCAATTGCCATGATCATCGGCGGGCCGCTTTATAACAGCATTGGCCCTAAGCGCATCGTGTGGGTAGCCTTCATAACTCACGTTCTGGGCCTGGTCATGACCATTTTTGCTGGTGGCTATTGGACACTCCTTTTATCGACCTTTTTCGTTGGATTCGGTAACGGCACAGTCGAAGCGGCCTGTAACCCAATGATTGCCGACATGTATGATGGCAACGTGAAGATCAAAATGCTTAGTCGTTTCCACATGTGGTTTCCCGGTGGCATCGTACTCGGCACGCTGGTTTCGAAATTCATGACCGACGCCGGCTTGGGCTGGCAGCTGCAAATCGGCGCTATTCTGATTCCAGCGGTGATCTATGCGTTTATGTTTTTGGGGCAACAGTTTCCGGCCAGTAAAGTAGAAGGCGCGGCATCGACCGGTGAAAATATCAGATCGATGTTGTCACCCCTGTATCTGTTCATGCTGGCCTGCATGGCCCTGACCGCAATTTCGGAATTCGGCCCTGAGCAGTGGGTTGGTCCGATTCTGGGCAAAGCGGGTGCCAGTCCAATGCTTATTCTGGCGCTGGTAACGGGCTTGATGGCCGTAGGTCGCTACTTCGCTGGTCCGGTCGTACACAGCCTGAATCCAACGGGCGTTTTGCTGGGTTCCGCTATTTTTGCTGCTTTGGGCGTTTACCTGATGAGTACCGCAACGGGCCCAATGGTTTACGTTTCTGCCGTGATCTTCGCCATTGGCGTGTGCTACTTCTGGCCGACAATGATTGGTTTTGTTGCCGAATACATTCCTCGTGCGGGCGCATTCGGTATGTCGATCATGGGCGGTATGGGCATGTTTGCCACGTCTATATTCCAGCCGATCATTGGGGGCTGGATTGATACGGAAACAGCCGAGGCTAAAACCCGTGGACTGTCGGGTGACGCGGTGGAACTGGCCGCTGGTCAGGCAACGCTGGCCCACATGGTTATTTTCCCGGTCATTCTGATTTTTGCTTTCGGTGGCTTGTACTTCTTTATGCGTAACCGGAAGCACGTTGACGAAACGGTTTCCCTGGAGCAACCTCAGTTGTAA
- a CDS encoding Gfo/Idh/MocA family protein has translation MGMVGGGLDAFIGAVHRRAAGFDNEIELVCGVFSASADKSKATGLALYLPEDRVYTSFADMIEREKTLPEGERMDFVSIVTPNHLHFPPAKMALENGFHVMCDKPMTLNLEEAKELAKIVEKSGLVFGLTHNYTGYPMVKEARDMIRNGKLGKIRKVVVEYPQGWLSKDEEHNDYKQAIWRTDPSKSGAAGCMGDIGTHAENLAEYVTGLKISELCADLTSFVPGRQLDDDGNVLLRFEGGAKGVLHASQIANGEENSLKIYVWGELGGLEWHQMEPNTLKYKTQEGQRIIRTNIGDLSASAKAHWRLPAGHPEGFFEAFANLYRNFAYAVKAHMEGRPADPLYDFPGVEDGVRGLAFIDTVIASNDTETKWMKFVE, from the coding sequence ATGGGTATGGTTGGCGGAGGGCTTGATGCCTTTATTGGTGCCGTTCATCGCCGGGCGGCTGGTTTTGACAACGAAATCGAACTGGTGTGTGGCGTCTTCAGTGCATCGGCTGACAAATCGAAAGCAACCGGCCTCGCTCTTTACCTGCCCGAAGACCGCGTTTACACGTCGTTCGCCGACATGATCGAGCGCGAGAAAACGCTGCCGGAAGGAGAGCGCATGGATTTCGTATCGATCGTAACGCCTAATCACCTCCATTTTCCTCCCGCCAAAATGGCGCTCGAAAATGGTTTCCACGTAATGTGCGATAAGCCGATGACGCTGAATCTGGAAGAGGCTAAGGAACTGGCAAAAATCGTTGAAAAATCGGGTCTGGTTTTTGGCCTGACGCATAACTATACGGGCTATCCGATGGTAAAAGAAGCCCGCGATATGATCCGAAACGGTAAGCTCGGCAAGATCCGGAAGGTGGTGGTCGAGTACCCGCAGGGATGGCTGTCGAAAGACGAAGAACACAACGACTATAAGCAGGCCATCTGGCGCACCGACCCATCAAAATCGGGTGCGGCTGGTTGCATGGGCGACATCGGAACCCACGCCGAAAATCTGGCTGAATACGTTACTGGCTTAAAGATAAGCGAGTTATGTGCTGATTTGACGTCTTTCGTACCCGGTCGTCAACTCGATGACGATGGAAACGTGCTACTGCGGTTCGAAGGCGGTGCCAAAGGTGTGCTGCACGCCAGTCAGATTGCGAACGGTGAAGAAAATTCCCTCAAAATTTACGTCTGGGGTGAACTCGGTGGCTTAGAGTGGCACCAGATGGAGCCCAACACGCTGAAATACAAAACACAGGAAGGGCAGCGGATCATCCGGACAAACATCGGTGATCTGTCGGCATCGGCTAAAGCGCACTGGCGACTTCCGGCGGGCCATCCCGAAGGGTTTTTCGAGGCCTTTGCCAACCTGTACCGCAATTTCGCTTACGCCGTAAAAGCGCACATGGAAGGTCGTCCGGCTGATCCGCTCTACGATTTCCCTGGTGTTGAAGACGGCGTTCGTGGCCTGGCATTTATCGACACCGTCATTGCTTCGAATGATACCGAAACGAAGTGGATGAAGTTTGTTGAGTAA
- a CDS encoding Gfo/Idh/MocA family protein, which produces MQKINIGVVGTGFIGPAHIEALRRLPNTNVLALCEVTTELARQKADQLGIERSCTFDELLKMDDIKVVHICTPNFLHYSQSKAALLAGKHVVCEKPLAKDLHEAEELVQLAKETGLVNAVHFNLRYYPLVRQMKVMRERDELGDVYSIIGSYLQDWLFYDTDYNWRLEPDKSGDSRAIADIGSHLMDSLEYITGLKTVAVMADFNTVHKVRKKPLKPVETYSGKMLQPEDYADVPINTEDHANVLLRFDNGNRGVITVSQVAAGRKNQMKLEIAGSKKTFAWNSEAPNEMWIGNRDGANESFLRDPSLAHPEARSVISFPGGHNEGFPDTSKQLFKEVYDAITAGKQPENPTYPTFADGYRELLICEKILESNRKQAWVEI; this is translated from the coding sequence ATGCAAAAAATCAACATCGGTGTTGTTGGCACCGGATTTATCGGCCCCGCACACATCGAGGCTCTCCGTCGCTTACCCAATACGAATGTCCTTGCTCTTTGCGAGGTTACGACTGAACTAGCCCGGCAGAAAGCAGATCAACTTGGCATCGAACGGTCCTGTACTTTCGACGAATTGCTTAAGATGGACGACATTAAGGTAGTTCATATCTGTACGCCTAACTTTCTGCACTATTCGCAGTCGAAAGCGGCCCTGCTGGCGGGAAAGCACGTTGTCTGCGAGAAACCACTGGCGAAAGATCTTCACGAGGCCGAAGAATTGGTGCAGTTAGCAAAGGAAACCGGGCTGGTCAACGCGGTTCATTTCAACCTGCGGTATTACCCGCTGGTTCGGCAGATGAAGGTGATGCGGGAACGGGACGAACTGGGCGATGTTTATTCTATTATCGGTTCATATCTACAGGACTGGCTTTTCTACGATACTGATTACAACTGGCGTCTCGAACCGGATAAGTCGGGCGATTCACGGGCGATTGCCGATATTGGTTCTCACCTGATGGATAGTCTGGAATACATTACGGGGCTGAAAACCGTAGCCGTAATGGCCGACTTCAACACAGTGCATAAGGTGCGGAAGAAGCCGCTTAAACCCGTTGAAACCTACTCGGGTAAGATGCTCCAACCGGAAGATTACGCCGATGTTCCCATCAATACCGAAGATCATGCCAACGTGTTGCTGCGTTTCGACAATGGTAACCGGGGTGTCATTACAGTGTCGCAGGTCGCAGCTGGTCGTAAAAACCAGATGAAACTGGAAATTGCCGGATCGAAGAAAACGTTTGCCTGGAACTCCGAAGCGCCCAACGAAATGTGGATCGGTAACCGCGACGGGGCCAATGAGTCGTTCCTGCGTGATCCTTCGCTGGCGCACCCCGAAGCACGGTCGGTCATTAGTTTCCCCGGCGGTCACAACGAAGGGTTCCCGGATACATCGAAGCAGTTATTTAAGGAGGTGTACGACGCGATCACGGCCGGGAAACAGCCCGAAAACCCGACCTACCCAACCTTTGCCGACGGCTACCGCGAGCTGCTCATCTGCGAAAAAATCCTGGAATCTAACCGCAAACAAGCGTGGGTGGAAATTTAA
- a CDS encoding four helix bundle protein, translating into MKEQQSEWAMDEPDDNLVGEAFVNYTNHTKGQFLDDIERRLKQFMIRCVNVYRILSKAYDAQHFGRQLIRSSSSAAANFRAVRRARSQKEYFAKLSITIEELDESLFWLETLIFTNHVPESRLKDLMDEGYQILKILAKSRKTVSD; encoded by the coding sequence GTGAAAGAGCAACAGAGCGAATGGGCTATGGATGAACCAGACGACAACTTAGTAGGTGAAGCATTTGTCAATTACACGAATCATACGAAAGGCCAGTTTCTGGATGATATCGAACGTCGTCTAAAACAATTTATGATTCGTTGCGTAAATGTGTATCGCATATTGTCGAAGGCATATGATGCTCAGCATTTCGGGCGTCAACTTATACGATCGTCGTCATCAGCGGCTGCAAATTTCCGGGCTGTTCGCCGAGCAAGAAGTCAGAAGGAATATTTTGCCAAGCTCAGTATAACCATCGAAGAACTGGACGAATCGCTATTCTGGCTCGAAACACTCATATTTACCAATCATGTTCCTGAGAGTCGACTAAAAGATTTGATGGATGAAGGATATCAAATTTTAAAAATTTTAGCCAAATCACGAAAAACAGTGAGCGACTGA